Within the Emys orbicularis isolate rEmyOrb1 chromosome 5, rEmyOrb1.hap1, whole genome shotgun sequence genome, the region CGTCCTGGGATCCCTGTGGCCCGTCGGTGCCAAGACCACATGGTTACCCCCACGGGTGTCCAGGGAGCCAGGCTGGCTTTGCTGAGCTCCAGTCCATGTTGGGCCTTATTGCAGGGGACGAGCGAGGGCAGACCCTGGAGCTTTGGGGCTGTCGGGCATTGAAGGGGCTGCTGGGACTTTGAAGTGCTTGGGGTGCTTGGCTGGTGGTGGCGCTGCTGGGGGCAGCATCCCGCCCCCCGTGGCTGCGGGCAGCTGGTGCCTCGGGCTGGCGCTGGAGCAGAATGGTTGTGCTGAGGGATCCCAGTGAGGTGATTAACACTggtctgggagcccggactcctgggttctgccacCCCCGAGTCCCAGCACCCAGTCAGCGTGCAGCATCCATCTCCCTGTGGGCGGGGGCCCTGAGCTCAGGAATGCGTGTGGCATCCTGGCTGGGGTGGAGTAGGCTGGCATGGCTCCAGGGCGCTGCGTGGGCTCCGTGGGGCAGCGCGTGCAGCCTGGCAGGGACTCACGTCAGTGCCTGTGTGCAGGGCTGGCGGGGCGCTCGTGTGCGGATGGTGCCTTGGAGGGGGGCCCGGTGCAGGGGATGGGCCCAGACTCTGACAGCAAAGACCAGGCTGGCAGCGTGTGCCCCTGGGCAGAGCATGCGCCCGAATGCGTCTGCTCCCGTGGGGAGACCTACTGGCCTGGTTGGTGCTGGCGGGagcggtgcatgctgggagctgtagtctggCCCTTGTTACTCTAGCCCCGGGGAGAGCACAGAGCCAAGGGGGATGGCACCCGGGTTGTGTCCGGGCATCCCTTAGcggggcagcggcacggagcatgCGGGCAGGTCGGGGGCTGGCCCTCACCCTCCATACTGCCGGGAAGCTGCTGCAGCAGGCTTTGCTCACCAGTTTCCTGCTCTCGGGGCAAACCCAGCCCCTGGGATCattttctgttcctggctctgggaggggagagggggctggtgggttagcgcagggggggctgggagccaggactcctgggttctctccccagctctgggagggacgtggggactggtgggttagagcgggggggaggggggggctgggagccaggactcctcggttatctccccggctctgggaggggagtgggggctggtgggttggagctgggagccaggactcctgggttctctccccggctctgggaggggagtgggggctggtgggttggagctgggagccaggactcctgggttctctccccggctctgggcggggagtgggggctggtgggttggagctgggaaccaggactcctgggttctctccctggctctgggagggacgtGGGGACTGGTAGGTTAGcgcagcgggggctgggagccaggactcctgggttctctcccttgctctgggcggggagtgggggctggtgggttggagctgggaaccaggactcctgggttctctccctggctctgggagggacgtGGGGACTGGTAGGTTAgcgcgggggggctgggagccaggactcctgggttctctccccggctctgggaggggagtgggggctggtgggttggagttgggaaccaggactcctgggttctctccctggctctgggagggacgtGGGGACTGGTAGGTTAgcgcagggggggctgggagccaggactcctgggttctctcccttgctctgggcggggagtgggggctggtgggttggagctgggaaccaggactcctgggttctctccctggctctgggagggacgtGGGGACTGGTAGGTTagcgtgggggggcggggagccaggactcctgggttctctccctggctctgggcggggagtgggggctggtgggttggagctgggagccaggactcaggGTTCATTTTCCAGATCTGCCATGACTCACTGTCACCTGGGGCTCGTCCTTTCCCCTCTGTGCccgttgctggggggggggggggctggcgctGTGGGGACTCTGCTCTCTCCCCctgcgggctgggggagggggtcctgGCTGCGGGCTCTCCAAGCTGCTTTTAATCAGGCGCTGTCTGCTCCTGATTTCCACGTCGGCGGTCGGTCGTGGCTGTGCCTGCGAAGGGGGCGGCTGCCGTGGGCGTGTGTGAGCCAGTGGGGTGCCCGGGGATCCAGGagagcgggacggggggggcgAGCGGCGCTTGGGCagtgggggtgcagaggaggGAGGAGACGTGAGCCGGGTGCGCTCAGGAGCTGGGTGCCTGGGGGAGTCCCCGTTGCAGGACAAGGAGCTGGGCCCCCACTCTGCCTGCAGGGGGCGCACCGCCTCAGTCAGCGCCAcgtgcccctgcccccaaaggcGTCTCCCGGGACCCAGGGCTGAGTCGCTCCCGGCCaggtgctgctccccctccccggggctgggtctcccccctccccggtgCAGCAGATTAGTGAAATGCTTCCTGTGAGCCAGAGCCCCCTAATCCTAGACCCCTCCCCGTTAgcctctgcttccccagccccctcgACATCCAGGCCCCTCTCCCCGGCTGTGCCGCTCTgctcctcccagctctgcagggagcgCTGGGTATaggccccccctgccctgctctttGGCCTCCCCCCTCTGTGCATGTCTCCTCACCCCGTCCTGGGCTCTCCATCCGCTCTGCTCTTCCCTTCCTGGGGCGCTGGGGATCCCCAGGACAGGGGCGTAGAGTAGGGAGCCCCTccctggccagcagccaggggctgggtgTTACCTCCCGTGTCCCTGCCTTTGGGGAGCCCCAGGGTGCCCTTGGCCGGGCACTCACTCCAGGCCTGCGATTTGGTGTCCgtgtcctgccccagccctgggggggggtCGGTTCTGAGTCAGGATCCAGACAGGGGAGATTTGAACCTGTGAccatccagccctgcagggggagggggagagcccccTCTGCTGAGCTGAGCTGTCCtgccggggagggggtggaattggtGAGACTCTGGCCAGGGGGAAACCCAGTGTCTGTCCAGCTctacccctccgccccccgcagGATTAACCGAGCAATCCTATTAGCAAATCGGCTGTTAATCACCTCTAGGTCCCAGGCAGCATGAGACCAAACACAACTGGCTTAGCCAGCGCCAAGGGGTGGGGACCATGCCCCCCCATAGCTGGGGgagacccacccctgccctgccctccagtACCCCTCCCCACACCGTCACCTGGCCATCCCTCCCGGAGTAGGGGCAGACTGTCCcgcccaccctgccctgcctctcggggtgggggggagccgtTCCCCGGACACCCTGTGTTTGTCTTGGGGCCCCACCTCCAAGGCGAGCCCATCCGGTGGGTGCTCCCTGtgaccggggggggggtggggagtgccTCCTGCCAGGGGtccctctgcccatgccccttgGGGTGCCTCAGCCCCCCCATCACTTTCTCccgagctgggggtgggaggcagctgCTCCCCCTCTTGGCTTCACCCTGgtggctgcagctgtgcccccccccccacctgggaaaggaggcagctgtcCATCCCCCTCGCCAGTGCagctgtctgcccccccccccatgctatttATAGCCAGCTGGTGATGTCACCGTTTCCTCCGTGCTCTCCATGGTGTGAATTGCTGGAGCTGCCGGCTCAGCCTTGGCGCTGCCGGGAAacagctcctgctgctcccccttcccctgccggCTCCccggtcccctccctcccctgcgcCCAGCGCCGGCTCCACAGGGAGCTTGGCATCGCACTGCTCAGCTCTCCCTCACCCTTCGTCAGCCGCCAGGCCAGCACTGCAGAGCTCCCGGAGCCGTGCGCAGGCTGGGGGCGATGGGCCGGGGCGCTGGCATGCTGGGGGCACGCGGCTAGGAGGGGGAGCCTGCAGGCAGTTGGGAGCTCCCAGCATGGACCGCTGCAGGATCGGCAAAGTGAGTGCCAGGGAGACCTGGGGGCGCCCGCGGAGACgctgcagggagggagctgggctgaTGGGCtcggggggcaggctggggggggatgaGAGAGCCAGACCAGGTTGGCGAggggatggggcaaggccagggaGACACGGGACACAGGCACAAACCCACCTACAGGctccatggggtgggggtgggggatgctgctccgcccccagccacGCTGCAAGCCTGAAGGAGTGTCTGCCAGGCCCTGCGCCTGCCCCAGCGTGGAGGGCTCAGCACCTCAAGGGTGGGGAGCAGAtctgccctggctggggctggatcCCAGGGCCTGTTCCTGACGTGGGACCATCCCTGCATCTCCTCCAGGGGCCTGCTCAGCCTGTGCCCATCCCTGGCAGTCTGGGAATCACCCCTGGCTGGAGGCCGGGCACCTCCCCgggccagggctgggttgggccctgggcaggggcggggctgggctgggctgggtcccGGGCATCTCcccaggccagggctggagcaggcaccTCCCCAGACCCGGCGTGTGGTGAGAGTTGGCACACCTGGCAACAGGGCGGTGCCcgcgggcagggagggggcctgtCCTGCCTGCTGGCGGGCTGGGCTCCTTTCTCCCAGCGTCTGGCGCGCTGCTGCTGTAAGTGAGGGCTCGGTGCCTGGAGCGCTGCGTGGTGATGTGCACGTGTGTTTCACGGGCCTGtgccctgccccggcccctcAGCTTGGCCAGACTGAGGCAGGTGGGCGCGAGTCTCTTGCCCAGCAGGAACAAATGAGGGGCAGCGTTGCCCTGCGGGGGGTTGCAGCCGTGCCCTGTGCAGCAGGGAGGAGGCTTGTGCCAATGTGCagccccccccacaacccccccggGGCAGGCACCATGTCCGGGGGCGACAGGGCTCCACGCTGGGGCTGATTTTCTCCTCCCCTCTTCGACAGAGATGGGGGGACTTAAATCTAGGAGCTTGAATTCCTCATCCCCCCACCGAAAACTGTGAGAGCAGCCGGCGGCCCCATGGCCCCCACTCTATCCAGCACTGTGCCCCATAGGGGAGCTGGGCGGTCACGGAAGGGTTTGATACTGGACATGCTCACATGGGTGCAGAGTGAACAccctggggaggggaatggggcagCTCGGGCAGACGTCGCTGCATCGTGCCGTGCCGGGCGTGTCTGGGCTGGTTTCTCAGGGCAGCGCACCCTCTGGGGAGCGATTGTGCAGCCGTTCTCTGCAGGCCTGGCTCACGGGGTGCACTGGGGGGAGTGTCCATCTGGGGGGGGTGCTTTGGGGACTCTGGTCTTCAATCCGTGGGACTTGTGAAGTTTCAGGGGGCAGCTGGTGTTACCCCGTAGGGactggggctgctgtggggtgCTGGGTCACGGGGTGGGGAGCGCTCAGTGACCTGGAACTGGGGAGTGTCTAGActcacttccagccctacagactccccccaccccagtgactTATGAAACGGGAGAGAGGCAGATGGGACCTCCGGCCCCGATCCTTTCTCTGGCCCTGGGTTGCTGCATTTCCcagctgccctgggggctggcaggggcctgGGGAATGTGGGGCAGATGGATAGTGGCTTAGCAACCAGTGCTTATTTCCTGACGGCAGCACAAGATTTGTGAAGAAGGAAatcgcccccacccccaactccgcTGGCGGGGGCAGGGTTTGGTGCTGGCgcgggtgggggcttggggccTGCGGCCGGCTGTGTTTTCGTGTTTTCTGCCACCACTAGAGCTTGGCGCTGGGGTGCCAGGACCTAGTGGGCttggggtgagtgtgtgtgtgttggggggggggggcactgtgtcttggcgggggagggggggttctgtGTCTCGGCCGGGCGCTGGGTCGGTCGCACGCGCCTCCCCGGGTCGGGTCCTGTCCCGTGAGATTGCAGGTGTGGGCAGGGTCTGGTTGCCTGCCTGGCACAGGGCAAGGTCTGGGCCATGTCGCTTCCAGGGGAAGGCGGGTGTCTGCCAGGCCCCACCTGCGGCCGTAGGGCCATGGGGGCTGTGCAGGTGGCTTCCCCCATTGCCACGTATGGGGCTGGGCGGGGCATGTGCAGGAACATCAGCCCAGTGGGCTCTCCTAGTCTCGCCCCTGTGATGGGACCAATGGGCCCCCCCTGCCTCGGCCCAAGCCCAGCATGccctgctgcttggggcaggggaccCCTGCTGCACTGTGCCCGGACCCAGCTCTGTGCGGCCGGGGCCCCGCCCTGCTGTAGTGCTCCCGGGGTCAGGTCATGAGGCGACCGCTGCTGCAGGCCTGCGCCCCCAGTTCGAGAAGGAGGTTGAGACattggggaggggtcagagaagagccccgGGAATGACTGTAGGGTTAGACACCTGCCGGATAGTGAGAGACTCCGGGAGCTCAGTGGAGTTGGCGTCACGGAGAGCAGGCTCAGGGGTGACCTGATCCCAGTCTGTAGGTACCTGCCTGGGGACACATCTCAGCAGAGGAGGGTTGAACACGCTgcaatggctgggagttgaagccagacaaattcagcctggcaAGAAGGGGTCCATTTGCAATGAGCCCTTGCTCCCGTATCCCCAGGGGTCTGGGGGAGTCTCCATCCCAGGCCATTTCTCTGTCCAGACCGGCCGATTTTCTAAGCGCTCTGCTGCAAGGCTGAATGGGGGCAGGTCTCAGGCCTGGGCTGTCTGTGGGGTCAGACTGGTGAGCACgagggtccctcctggccttggaaactgtgtcacggactcacaggtcgagcccactcttggccccatgcggtccgtggggggaacctccttcagtgcgacagcccttcttgggggtccactctctctcggggtcaggcccctccacctcctggagccgcacctctctgagccttagcacgtctgtctctgccgtgggccccctcagggagtcccctcactCTGGGCTCccagggcctccactcccagagggaataatccccccccaccccccctgttctctagcctggagcgactctcagccagcataaaacaggaggatttattgagagttgaacacagcacaggaaactccctgggcctcaggcctggcctccctcagcacagcacatcccagtctcccctgcatccaggtgggctctgcctgctccccctctccagcccagagcccccctgctccccagctgggcatctgagatccccggccccaagccccgcctctgtccattgtcttctctccaggtaaacagggtcgtaaaccaggtcgcctgggcctcctctggccccctctggctggaaccgcctggtcaggtcactggggtcctctcttcgcagcccattgtcctcccactggccagaaccggctgggcctccgggtcaccagttgctggggtctccattctccaggccattggctggggtcccgaGTTCCctcgctggtcctctgtaaccacaaactccctctcccctcccttgttaaaccagtaacacccggggcactgagtcccacccgctctgcatgcaaaccattggaaaaccaagaaaatctcccacttcgtcacactatGCTGCCGGTTGCTGCTCAGCTCTGGCCCTGCCATGGCACCTAGGCCAGATCCCTACCAGGTAACAAGTCCCAGGGTCGCCCCCTCAGGCCActcctcagccctgccctgggctcagcAGTCCTTGGGTTGGGGTTTCtaccagtgttttccccaggaattgaaatgggggggggtgtttcaatttgggggggggggggaggtcagggctgaTGAGAggtgagaccgtgagggtgaaggtgggctgtatggcaccatagtaaaaactgaaatgtttcatgaccattttagtagatttaactcatgttttaaaatcatcacacaaattaaagttggctactcaggccttctatgaagcactacgtctacatccttcttggtttcttgttataattttgcacaactctgttaatgaacttcctGAATGCAACGCGTTCATCTtcggtggcttctcgtgtgtccagtacttccattccttcagttGATCTGCTCAtcagttcattcacatgatcaggcagaaggcgacttctttcagaacacaaaattctattcagtgaggcaaaagaacgctcaactgtagctgtcgTGACTGGGAGTAGcgagagatgaattcctacttctttcatcccaggaaacagaacacaaagatcaggtcgagccactagtgatgataaaaaagaagttgaagtccaatcttcattcattcatggtatgatattccactctgtgttcaaattctctattctgtcctgagcacatggcagccccattgctggtagtgcctcactccactcaactgtcggtgttttataggacagggatctgtaaaagctacgcagaggttgagtagaatctagaagtcgcagttgtagatttttaagaatcaagtctgtgtactttttcagttgtcttaacaaacacttcttgtcctcttcacttaaggattcaatataaatgccttcattagtcaacttctggactgaagtctttgcttcttccagtactttttcaatggatagctctctgattgatccaaatgtagcttctattgctggacaaagatctactcctgttgtagcagatgcctggatggtaTTGTTTAATGACCCACGTGGTTTCAATAGTagacttcatagaatatcagggttgaaagggacctcaggaggtatctagtccaaccccctgctcaaagcaggaccaatccccagacaggtttttgccccagatccctaagtggccccctcaaggattgaatttacaaccctgggtttagcaggccaatgctcaaaccactgagctatccttcccccccccttatgagagagagaatggcaatagtcttctctgaacatagtagcaaaagtaatccaccagcctcactacttcgattcatcccatcttggtagatactttccaaagccagtaataacggctggagtaattttaagacaacaaccaaggatcactcatgagaaagccagagggttttcccaggttggactaatttgaacttcagtcccagtgtatcttctatattttccaagatattcagtctttttggactcttgctgaaaaaagaataaaatgaagacattaaattaatagcttttttaatgtcttttgaagagtctgcagctcgtactagcgctagttggagtagatggcctctgcagtgtgtataggagagattagggttacacttttctctgagcaaagcttgtgctccaccatgtcttccagagaagtttgcagctccatcaaatgcacaagcagccatctgtttggggtccaattgacaagcatttaactcttctaagaggtgggttgtcacagatgcagccgatgtgacttctataacttgaacatctagaaatgcatctactggcctaccgctgacatcaagataatgtacgcaatgacttaatacttgatgcccatttgcatcggtgcattcagcagccatgtatgcacattttttgaatgtggtgagagagttcttcactttttcaactgttgagtctttcactgttgcaccgcatgcttctagccagtcagttgagtttcttgcagaaagatagtgagcatttgctggtcttgttcggaaccagtgttcaacttcaggatgaacaagtgacaatgcccTTAACactggcctccagtttgtagtgtgtggtatctcttgcttaaatagaaagtatgttgccacagccatgtttgttcgcatgaactgtgttgtgtctccagcattcttaaaagcctcattaacactcaccggTGCTGTCCTTAGTCTGtagagactcagagttcagaggtgctttcacatgagttcacctcccaggtggggggcaagaaggcactttgctcgttcctccagctgctcactgttcgctctggccactgatgttcgttgtgccaccgttcattccatcgctctgttgccaatggcctgCACAGTCACCttttgctgccacctgccactgtgacctctgcgagttggtctcttgaggttccaccagctctcagtgatttcagctgagctctcagtgggggaacctcgctgctagtgcagactgggccgtctcttccacagaaacactgtcccacagcaggtctaagcacttagacctgattatcagtgatttcagctgtaacaaaacaaaaggcTATCTGTGgagtctaatcagctctgtctttaaacagtggagaggagCAGGTCAAATAgcacttgtgactcaggcagaccgtCAAGCAAAAcagctgtccccaccctctctcttgatgccctcagtcagcacaggctaagtacagttctactgccctttactcagacaataagaacaacatttcattaccccccagacgaatgtaaatacaatctggtcctgaagcctttccccccagctcatcactagctgtcagggagagctcatttagacttcgcTTATAAATCATAGTTTGAAATGATTAGGTTGGTCAACATCACTGAAATGAATACaccgacattgtcataaaaacaacagccgtataaggaagctagtctatgttcatacttttcaaatctatgataccttttcagatacacgtattttatcataccctgtatatgcttttaaagtgtgtattaatgtttcattttcaattcagatttccaaacaatcactacatTGGCAGCACtacatgtaactagttcacaaaactggggttggggaaattcagggggggggggtaggaaaaTCCCTGGTTTCTACGCCACCCTCCTGCTGAGagggggcccaggcccaccccctgctccggGTTTGGCCCAGGCAGCCTGGGCTCAGCAGCCAAGGCGGCTCCTGGAGCCGCTTCCCACCTCCCAGCCCTTGTGCTGGTTCCCAGGAGCCTGTGGCTTCCCCCGGGACCTGCCAGCTCCGCCCTCGGACgctgggccctgccccttccctgtggCTGTCTTCAGGCTGCCTTCCCTGGGATCTCCTTGCCTCCTCTCCAATGGGAGTTTAGCTGCTACCTGGCCAGCCGGCCTGGGAGAAAGGgtggattccttcctgacctcaggGCCCTCCCCTGGTGCCCTGGAGCCTGGGTGTGGATTCCCCCTCGCTCTGACATGGCTGCAGCTCCAGACCCTCTGTGCCCTCCCCACACCTGTCCCTGTGACTGGGGTGCCCCAGGCTGGCTCCCCGGGTGGCCAAGGACCTGTTGTGTGCCCGGGTGGCCCGGGGCTGGGCCTGTCGCTCAGCTCCTCATGGGGCAGCAGCTGGTGGGGGCCAGGGGGCACTGTACAGCTGTCTCTGtgtgggcggggtctgtgccctccTGAGTCCCCCGAGGCGCCCCGTTGTGCCAGCCATGCCCCTGTCTCCGtgcacagcccctccctgagCTGATCTGCCACGGGGCAGCTCTGGCTGACGTCCCACCCCAAGCCCCCCGCACACCCCACAGCAGGGCCTGGGCTTTGTCCTGGCCCATGGGCGGGGTGACCCGTACCCCTCGGGCCTTGcagctccccagggctgggtgtcCCAGCCCCTCCCATGGGGGATGCCACCCCAGCTCGGGGGTTCTGGGATTCAGCCCCAGGCACCCCCAGAATCCTCCCTATCCTTTGTGGGGCTGGCCCCCCAGGTGCTGCATGGCCCAGCTCTGCATGTTTACTCCCCTAAATGCTtctccccaaccccttcccctccccatggtGCCCACAGCTGCCCTACCCCTCCCTTGGCCACTCATGGCCCAAACCCCCGGTGCCTACAGCCCTACTGCCCCTGTCCCCAGTGCCCACTGACCCCAttagccctggccccgccccggtgcccacagccctgctggctccactcccagtgcccacagccccactggccccatcccccagtaccccaggctccctggccctgccccacctctcccgGTGCCCCCAGCCCCATTGGCCATGCCCCCtggtgcccccagccccactgacccCTCCCGTCTCCCCAGGACACTGACATCCAGAAGAAGATTGACCATGAGCTCCGGATGCGCGAAGGTGCCTGCAAGCTGCTGGCAGCCTGCACACAGCGGGAGCAGGCTCTGGAGGCAACCAAGAGCCTTCTGGTCTGCAACAGCCGCATCATGGCCTACATGTCCGAGCTGCAGCGCCTGAAGGAGGCGCAGGTGGTGCAGAGGACGGCCCGGCGGTGAGGACCCCGTGACCGGGCAGAGggacctggggctgggggctggggggagctgggatgCGGGAGTGGGGCAGATGTGCGGCACCGGATGCTGGTCACAGCTctgtgcttcccctgcagcccctcggACGCTGGCCCCATGGACGAACGCTTACCCTGCAGGGGGAAGGTCTGCGTGTCAGGTAAGCGGGTGGGCTGTGCCcacggctggggggcgggggcggcaggTCTGCAAGGAGGAGAGACCAAACTTCCTCATAGAGTGATGagtgccagagctggggaggTGCCGGCTCCTGGAGCTCCGCTGGGGGCCCCGACCTGGGACATCTGCTGGggaccactgggcctgtgggacTGTGCAGATCGAGGCTGCGGCTGAGCCCGGCAGTGAGGGCGTCCTGGTCCAATCTCGCCATGGCCTGGTGCCCCCGCtctgcccgccccggccctgcaggcCGGCTCCCGCTCTctgccagccccggccctgcaggCCGGCACccgctctctgcctgccccacggctgcgccccggccctgcagaccgGCGCCCGCGCtctgcccgccccggccctgcagactGGCGCccgctctctgcctgccccacggctgcgccccggccctgcagacggGCGCCCGCTCTCTGCCCACCCCGGCCCTGCAGACGGGCGCCCGCTCtctgcccgccccggccctgcaggcCGGCTCCCGCTCTctgccagccccggccctgcaggCCGGCACccgctctctgcctgccccacggctgcgccccggccctgcagacggGCGCCCGCGCTctgccagccccggccctgcaggCCGGCCCCCGCTCtctgcccgccccggccctgcagacggGCGCCCGCTCtctgcccgccccggccctgcagacggGCGCCCGCTCTctgccagccccggccctgcaggCTGGCACccgctctctgcctgccccacggctgcgccccggccctgcagaccgGCGCCCGCGCtctgcccgccccggccctgcagactGGCGCccgctctctgcctgccccacggctgcgccccggccctgcagacggGCGCCCGCTCtctgcccgccccggccctgcagacggGCGCCCGCTCtctgc harbors:
- the RTKN gene encoding rhotekin isoform X2; this encodes MREGACKLLAACTQREQALEATKSLLVCNSRIMAYMSELQRLKEAQVVQRTARPSDAGPMDERLPCRGKVCVSDLRIPLMWKDTEYFKNKGDLHRCAVFCLLQLGVEIYDTEMVLVDRTLTDICFENGVLL